The genomic region GACGACCGCCGCAAGGCTGAAACAGGGTGAGCGGACATTTCTCGGGGGCAGTAGCCGCAATCACCCACAGGCGATGGGAGACGTACGCTGGCTCCCGCTTTCGTCAAGCACTCCGACCATCGGGCTTGGCCTTGCGTGCAGGCTTGGCCTTGCGCGGGCTGCGACGCGTGGCCGGGCCATGCTGCGGATCACGCCAGACCATGTAGACATCGGCTCGGGCGTAGTGCGAATCGGGCTTGATCGAGGGCTGCCGCTCGAACCCAAGACTCTCGTAAAGCCGCAGGGCCGGAATGAGCTTGCTGTTGGTCTCGAGAAACAGTCTCCGGCCGCCGCGGCGGCGGAACTCGGCGATCGCCGCCTCCAGCAGCGCGCGGCCGATACCCAGCCCCTGGCGCGACTCGTCCACGGCCATCTTGGTGAGTTCGTAGGATTTAGCCGCATCCGGCAGCAGCGCGCAGGTGCCCACCACATCGTCGCCGAGCATCGCGAACAGGATGCTGCCGCCTCGGGCGAGGATCTCGGGCTCCGGGTTGGACAGCACGCGGTGGTCGATTTCCTCGACATAGAAGTATCGACGCAGCCAAGCTTCGTTGAGCCGAAGGAAATGCGGCGCGAGCGCGGGCGCGTAGGGCACGATCCGCAGTGCGTCGCGGGCGGCTCCGGCGCCGCGCGCGAGCACTTCCTCGGCGAGCGTCGGCGTGATCACCCGCTCGAACACCGTCAGCGCATGCAGCAGGTCGACGCCATGCGCGTGGCAGTGCGCGGCGTAGACGTCCTCGATGGCGCGCCAGTACGGCTTCGCCCTGCGCAGTTCAGCCTGCGCCTTCGGAGTGATGGACAGCCGGCGCACGCGTCCGTCCGTGGCGTCGAGTTCAACCGAAATCCAATCCAAGGCAAGCAGCCGCTGCGCGAGTTGACTCACGGCGGAATGCGTTTGGCCGACGGCCTGGGCGATCTCTCCCACGGTCAGCGCCCCACGGTCGTTGAGGATCCGCAACACCGGCAGCCAGCGCGCTTGAAGCTTCAAACCCAGCGCCCGATACACGTCGTCCGCAACGGCATAGACACGCTCGCTGACCGCCCGAAGTCGGCTACCCAGGGCGACCAAGCCCAGGCTGGAGATGTATTCCATGACGGCATTCCAGTCGTTGTGTAAGCACTAACATATCCAGCTGGGCAAGCGCTCGCAACGCCCCGGCGCACAGCGCAAAACGGGATCCAGGGGCGCGCCGACAGTCCGAGGTGCGACACGGGCAGACAGATACGGCAGCGCGCCAACCCGCGTCGACAGGGGCCAAGGGGCATGCGCATTCGAAGCCCGGCGCCGATTCGCACGATGTCGGGGCGGGACTCGATACGCGAGAGTCAGCTTCGACTTCGATGACGGGAAATCGTGTTCTGGCACCATGTTGCAGGCGTCTGGCGATGTTGTGAACTAGCGCGGGTCGCCGGCGTTGGTGACGATCTCGCGCAGCGGGGCTTCCATGGCGCGCATGGCGATCGCGATGCTGTGGTTCTGCTCTTCGTTGATGCCCTTCAGGTCGCGGATCGCGGTCAGTGCGCGGATCAGCGCCACGCCGCCGCCGGGGACCACACCTTCTTCCACAGCTGCACGGGTGGCGTGCAGGGTGTCTTCAACGCGGGCCTTCTCACCTTCACCTCGACTTCGGTGGCGGCAACGACCTTGATGACGGCCACGCCGCCGGTCAGCTTGGCCACGCGCTCCTGCAGCTTCTCGCGGTCGTAGTCGGAGGTGGTCTCTTCGATCTGCGCGTTGATCTGCTTGATGCGAGCCTGGATGCCGTCGGCCTCACCAGCGCCGTCGATGATCGTGCTGTTCTCTTTCGAGATCACGCTCTGCAGTGCGCGGCCCGGACACAGGATCTCGACGTCTCGATCTTCTGGTCGCGTTCCTCGGAGATCTATGCACCGGCTTGGAGCGAAGGTCGACCTCGACTGCCCCAGGAAGGCAGAGCTTTCCAGTAACCAGTGGCCAAACCTGCGGAGAGGGAACGCCATCGTGGATCGCTGACCCGAACGCCCCGAGGTCGGGTGGAACGGATGGACGGCACCGGTCCACCGGGAACTCGCTTACTGAAGGGTGTCGCGTGCTGGCTCCAGCTGCTGCAGAAGCAACTCGGGCTCGAATCCATTCAGGCGGACGTCGGCCATCAGGAACGTCGGCACTGAGCGAACCTGCAGTCGTTCCGCGAGCTCGCGCGCACGCTCGGACTGTTCGACGTCGAGTTCGATGAAGTCAACTTCCCTTTCGTTCAAGAACTGTCTGGCGCGATCGCACACAGGGCAGCTCTTCGCCGAGACCATGATCGTCACTTCGGGTCTCGCCAGCCCGGTGGCCTGCCAGTTCAGGGGCTCGATCAAGGGTGGAACGGCGAGCGCCCTCCAGCTTCTGCCAGCGGCAATCCCGATTACGGCGGCGGCCGCCAGCGGCAGGAGCCAGAACAGCGCTTCGCGAATCCATGTCTTCGGTCGAGTATTCATCGTCTACGTTCCATTCGAGGCTGGAAATCGATGGCCACCGAAGCGGTGGCCATCGAATCGATCCGTCGGGCGCTCAATCGTCCCGGAACTAGAACGGCAGCTCGCAGCCGTTCCGCAACAGACAACGCTGGTACTTGAGAACGCAGTGGTCGTTCTGCCAGCCGCCGCACTGCCAGAGCACGTCATCGCATGCAAAGCAGGCGCCGCTGGTGGCGGAAACCACGCCGGCGACTCCGGCAGTCAGCAGGAACAGTGCAACCGAGAGCTTCTTTCGCAGATTCATGAATCGATCCTCTTGGGGTCTTGGAAACACACAGCGCTCCGCAAGCTTGCGAAGGCAGGGGTGGACGGAGCGACGCTGCCAACGAAAGGCTTGCATCACCCGTCCATTCCAAAGACTCGAAGAAACCGAAAATTCTCGATCACCAGCCCAGCTTCACTGGTTGGTCCAGCACATGGCCGCCCCCTCAGCGCTGCTCGAAGCGCCGTCCGGCGCCGTCACGGTGACCCGCACGCGAACCGGTCGGCCCGCTCTGCAGTTGCCGACCAGGGTCCGTGAGGTGCCGTCGGTGAAGTAGTCCTCGAGCCCCTGCAGAACTGTCCATTCGTATCGATACACGCGCACGGTTGACTGCGGCCAGGCTTCGCAGAAAGCCGA from Lysobacterales bacterium harbors:
- a CDS encoding MarR family transcriptional regulator/GNAT family N-acetyltransferase, with protein sequence MEYISSLGLVALGSRLRAVSERVYAVADDVYRALGLKLQARWLPVLRILNDRGALTVGEIAQAVGQTHSAVSQLAQRLLALDWISVELDATDGRVRRLSITPKAQAELRRAKPYWRAIEDVYAAHCHAHGVDLLHALTVFERVITPTLAEEVLARGAGAARDALRIVPYAPALAPHFLRLNEAWLRRYFYVEEIDHRVLSNPEPEILARGGSILFAMLGDDVVGTCALLPDAAKSYELTKMAVDESRQGLGIGRALLEAAIAEFRRRGGRRLFLETNSKLIPALRLYESLGFERQPSIKPDSHYARADVYMVWRDPQHGPATRRSPRKAKPARKAKPDGRSA